One genomic segment of Hymenobacter psoromatis includes these proteins:
- a CDS encoding DUF4783 domain-containing protein, whose amino-acid sequence MSTKAQTSDQLSAVRSAISSGSSRGLAQYLAPSVEVGFDGDKQSYNSTQTELVMKNFFAKNPPASFDIVHQGSSNEGIPYAVGHYVGRNGNYQVFIKLKPKQPTPTIDTLDFTKE is encoded by the coding sequence ATGAGTACCAAAGCGCAAACCTCGGACCAACTTTCGGCCGTGCGCTCAGCAATCTCCAGCGGCTCGTCGCGCGGCCTGGCCCAATACCTGGCTCCATCGGTAGAAGTAGGGTTCGATGGCGATAAACAAAGCTATAATTCGACCCAAACCGAGCTGGTGATGAAAAACTTTTTCGCCAAAAACCCGCCGGCCAGCTTCGACATCGTGCATCAAGGCTCCAGCAACGAGGGTATTCCCTACGCGGTGGGCCACTACGTGGGCCGCAACGGTAATTATCAGGTCTTTATTAAGCTCAAACCCAAACAGCCTACGCCGACCATAGATACGCTCGACTTTACGAAGGAATAG
- the gpmI gene encoding 2,3-bisphosphoglycerate-independent phosphoglycerate mutase — MNKQVLLVILDGWGIAPNAEVSAVDQARTPYFHDLLRRFSHSRLQASGEAVGLPEGQMGNSEVGHMNIGAGRVVDQELVRIGKAIRERKLAQVPALHDALTYAQQNNKPVHLIGLLSDGGVHSHIDHVKALCTIAHEAGVRQTFVHAFTDGRDTDPKSGVHFVNELEQYNERTGAKIASIVGRYYAMDRDQRWERVKIAYDLLVNGIGTPSQNLIQSIQEQYKDGVTDEFLKPIVKVGDDGQPLATIEEGDVVLCFNFRTDRGREITEALTQQDFHAFEMHRLNLRYLTMTMYDSTFVGVTPIFEKDNLDNTLGEVLAAHGKTQLRMAETEKYPHVTFFFSGGREKEFAGEMRIMRASPKVATYDLAPEMSAYELRDALVPELQAKSADFIVINFANPDMVGHTGVFEAVVKAVETADACAHDVVEAALAAGYATIVIADHGNAEFMRNADGSPHTAHTTNLVPCILADNDYRGALADGKLGDIAPTVLALMGVPQPPHMTGQSLLRPAAG; from the coding sequence ATGAACAAGCAGGTACTACTGGTAATTCTGGATGGGTGGGGCATTGCCCCAAACGCGGAAGTTTCGGCCGTTGACCAAGCCCGGACGCCCTATTTTCACGACTTGCTGCGGCGCTTTTCGCACAGCCGCCTGCAAGCTTCGGGCGAGGCCGTGGGGCTGCCCGAGGGCCAGATGGGCAACTCCGAGGTGGGCCACATGAACATCGGTGCGGGCCGGGTAGTGGACCAGGAATTGGTACGCATTGGCAAGGCCATTCGGGAACGCAAGCTGGCCCAGGTGCCCGCTCTGCACGACGCGCTGACTTACGCCCAGCAGAACAATAAGCCGGTGCATCTTATTGGTTTGCTGTCAGATGGTGGCGTGCACTCGCACATCGACCACGTGAAGGCGCTCTGCACCATCGCCCACGAGGCGGGCGTGCGCCAGACGTTCGTGCACGCCTTCACCGACGGGCGCGACACCGACCCCAAGAGCGGCGTGCACTTCGTGAACGAGCTGGAGCAATACAACGAGCGCACGGGGGCCAAAATCGCCTCCATCGTGGGCCGCTACTACGCAATGGACCGCGACCAGCGCTGGGAGCGCGTCAAAATTGCTTATGATTTGCTAGTAAACGGCATCGGCACACCTTCCCAAAATCTGATTCAAAGTATTCAGGAACAATATAAAGACGGCGTAACGGACGAGTTTCTAAAGCCCATTGTGAAGGTGGGCGACGACGGGCAGCCGCTGGCCACCATTGAGGAGGGCGATGTGGTGCTGTGCTTCAACTTCCGCACCGACCGGGGCCGCGAAATCACGGAGGCGCTTACGCAGCAGGATTTCCACGCTTTTGAGATGCACCGCCTCAACCTGCGCTACCTCACCATGACGATGTACGACTCGACGTTTGTGGGCGTAACACCGATTTTTGAGAAGGACAATCTCGACAATACGCTGGGCGAAGTGCTGGCCGCGCACGGCAAAACGCAGCTGCGCATGGCTGAAACCGAGAAGTATCCGCACGTCACCTTCTTTTTTTCGGGGGGTAGGGAAAAAGAATTCGCCGGTGAAATGCGCATCATGCGGGCCTCGCCCAAGGTGGCAACCTACGACCTCGCCCCCGAGATGAGCGCCTACGAGCTGCGCGACGCATTGGTGCCAGAGTTGCAAGCCAAGTCGGCCGACTTTATCGTTATTAACTTCGCCAACCCCGACATGGTGGGCCACACCGGCGTGTTTGAGGCCGTGGTGAAGGCCGTAGAAACCGCCGACGCCTGCGCCCACGACGTAGTGGAAGCCGCCCTAGCGGCTGGCTACGCCACCATCGTCATCGCCGACCACGGCAATGCCGAGTTCATGCGCAACGCTGACGGCTCGCCCCACACGGCTCACACTACCAATCTGGTACCCTGCATCTTGGCTGATAATGACTACCGTGGCGCGCTGGCCGATGGTAAGCTCGGCGACATTGCACCTACCGTGCTGGCATTGATGGGCGTGCCCCAGCCGCCGCACATGACTGGCCAGAGCCTGTTGCGCCCCGCCGCCGGCTAG
- a CDS encoding secondary thiamine-phosphate synthase enzyme YjbQ, producing MRFIQKRLRLPAVAEGFHLITDLLLSELPELETMRVGTANFCIQHTSASLFITENADPTVRRDFQEYFRRLAPDNAAYFQHTLEGPDDMTAHLKAAMLGTSVTVPIADGRLLLGTWQGLCLGEHRRHGGRRWVVATLLGE from the coding sequence ATGCGCTTTATCCAAAAACGCCTGCGCCTGCCGGCCGTGGCCGAAGGTTTTCACCTCATCACCGACTTGCTGCTGAGCGAGCTACCTGAGCTGGAAACTATGCGCGTGGGCACCGCCAACTTCTGCATTCAGCACACCTCGGCCAGCCTGTTTATTACCGAAAATGCCGACCCCACCGTGCGGCGCGACTTCCAGGAGTACTTCCGCCGCCTCGCGCCCGACAACGCCGCCTACTTTCAGCACACCCTGGAAGGCCCCGACGACATGACGGCCCACCTCAAGGCCGCTATGCTGGGCACCTCCGTTACGGTGCCCATTGCCGACGGCCGGCTGCTGCTAGGCACCTGGCAGGGCCTGTGCCTGGGCGAGCACCGCCGCCACGGCGGCCGCCGGTGGGTAGTAGCCACGCTGCTGGGAGAATAG
- the prfA gene encoding peptide chain release factor 1 — MLDKLEAIRERYDTVNHELMQPEVMSDMKRFKGLNKEFKELGKIVTAYRAYQQVLSNIEGARQVVSTEKDEDFREMAKAELDDLVPEADRMEVAIKELLIPKDPNDSKDVIMEIRAGAGGDEASLFAGDLQRMYLRFAEKQGWKMELVDAMDGTAGGYKEIVLAVKGEDVYGKLKFESGVHRVQRVPATETQGRIHTSVASIVVMPEAEEFDIDLDMNDIRKDLFMSSGPGGQSVNTTYSAVRLTHIPTGIVAQCQDQKSQLKNFDKALAVLRSRIFEIELAKKNEAEGAIRKSMIGSGDRSDKIRTYNYPQGRVTDHRIGYTVHNLPNVMDGNIDDFVEQLRLAESAERLKVGVS, encoded by the coding sequence ATGCTGGATAAACTCGAAGCCATCCGCGAGCGCTACGATACCGTGAACCACGAGCTGATGCAGCCCGAGGTGATGAGCGACATGAAGCGCTTCAAGGGTTTGAATAAAGAATTTAAAGAACTGGGCAAAATCGTGACCGCTTACCGGGCTTATCAGCAGGTGCTCAGCAATATAGAAGGTGCCCGCCAGGTGGTATCGACCGAAAAGGACGAGGATTTCCGCGAAATGGCCAAGGCCGAGCTTGATGACTTGGTGCCCGAGGCCGACCGCATGGAGGTGGCCATCAAGGAATTGTTGATTCCGAAGGACCCCAACGACTCGAAGGACGTGATTATGGAAATTCGGGCCGGCGCGGGCGGCGACGAGGCCTCGCTCTTTGCCGGCGACTTGCAGCGCATGTACCTGCGCTTTGCCGAAAAGCAGGGCTGGAAAATGGAATTGGTGGACGCGATGGATGGCACCGCCGGCGGCTACAAGGAAATTGTGCTGGCCGTGAAGGGCGAGGACGTCTACGGCAAGCTCAAGTTTGAAAGCGGCGTGCACCGCGTGCAGCGCGTGCCGGCCACCGAAACCCAGGGCCGCATCCACACGTCGGTAGCCTCTATCGTGGTAATGCCCGAGGCGGAGGAATTCGATATTGACCTGGATATGAATGATATTCGCAAGGATTTGTTCATGTCATCCGGCCCCGGCGGGCAGTCGGTAAACACGACGTACTCGGCCGTGCGCCTCACGCACATCCCGACTGGTATTGTGGCCCAGTGCCAGGACCAGAAATCACAGCTCAAAAACTTCGATAAGGCGCTGGCCGTGCTGCGCTCGCGCATCTTCGAAATCGAGTTGGCCAAGAAGAATGAAGCCGAAGGTGCCATTCGTAAAAGCATGATTGGCAGCGGCGACCGTTCCGATAAAATCCGTACTTACAACTATCCGCAGGGCCGCGTCACCGACCACCGCATCGGCTACACCGTGCACAACCTGCCCAACGTGATGGACGGCAACATCGACGACTTTGTGGAGCAGCTGCGCCTGGCCGAAAGCGCCGAGCGCCTGAAAGTGGGCGTGTCGTAA
- the thrA gene encoding bifunctional aspartate kinase/homoserine dehydrogenase I: MQVLKFGGTSVASAENIGKVMAIVKRALAQGPVVLVVSALGGTTDALINAGRAAASGNESFRQTLRQLEARHLTAAEALLPTPPAQADVQPWLTAQFAKLALLADGIFALGELSPRTLDRLMSYGELLSSRLVVAAFQARGVAAAWADSRQLIRTNSRFGMAQVDEATTGKLVAEFQKQTTDNLWVAPGFIAADAQGHTTTLGRGGSDYTAAILAAALNAKKLEIWTDVSGMLTADPRLVRSARPIARISYEEAMELSHFGAKVLYAPTVQPVRQRGIPMWIKNTFAPTDYGTLVEVAPPPSLGVVRGLSSIGHLALLNLEGSGMVGVPGFSARLFAALARARINVVLITQSSSEHSICVGVSEGDVPTAQGVVNEEFAAEIAASRLEPLRPETGLAIVALVGDNMRNHPGISGRLFSALGHNGVNIRAIAQGASERNISTVIRADDVRKAINVLHEEFFEATYKQVNLFILGPGNVGGKLLGQLAQQQQYLREKLGLDLRVVAIANSRHCLVSDEGGLDLRTWPEDLDKASKLLLEEFTQLIISKNLRNSIFVDVTANPAAAGQYAPLLAKSIAVVACNKVAASAEYASYRQLKQLAQDFNTKYLFETNVGAALPVIGTLGDLTRSGDVVRRMHAVLSGTLNFVFNNYDGSRPFAEVVRQAQDEGYTEPDPRLDLNGSDVARKILILAREAGQHMEMSDVANESFLPPSCLDGDVAAFYEQLAVHEPHFRALYDAAAGQGKRLKFVAQYADGHASVGLQQIAPGHDLYELRGKDNVVLFYTDRYPEQPLVVKGAGAGAEVTASGVFADIIRAARL; this comes from the coding sequence ATGCAAGTCTTGAAGTTTGGGGGCACGTCGGTGGCCTCCGCCGAAAACATCGGGAAAGTGATGGCCATCGTGAAGCGCGCGCTGGCTCAGGGGCCTGTGGTGCTGGTGGTATCGGCGCTGGGCGGCACCACCGATGCCCTCATTAACGCCGGCCGCGCGGCGGCCAGCGGCAACGAGAGCTTCCGCCAGACGCTGCGCCAGCTCGAAGCCCGCCACCTCACCGCCGCCGAGGCGCTGCTCCCTACCCCCCCCGCGCAGGCCGACGTGCAGCCCTGGCTCACCGCCCAGTTTGCGAAGCTGGCCCTGCTGGCCGACGGCATTTTTGCGCTGGGCGAGCTCTCGCCGCGCACCCTGGACCGGCTGATGAGCTACGGCGAACTGCTGTCGTCGCGCCTGGTGGTGGCCGCGTTTCAGGCGCGGGGCGTAGCCGCCGCCTGGGCCGATAGCCGGCAGCTCATCCGCACCAACTCGCGCTTCGGCATGGCGCAGGTAGACGAGGCCACGACGGGCAAGCTGGTGGCTGAATTTCAGAAACAAACCACTGATAATCTGTGGGTAGCGCCCGGCTTTATCGCCGCCGATGCCCAGGGCCACACCACCACGCTGGGCCGGGGCGGCTCGGACTACACGGCGGCCATTCTAGCGGCCGCGCTGAATGCCAAGAAGCTCGAAATCTGGACCGACGTGAGCGGCATGCTCACCGCCGACCCGCGCCTGGTGCGCTCGGCGCGGCCCATTGCGCGCATCAGCTACGAGGAAGCGATGGAATTATCGCACTTCGGGGCCAAGGTGCTATACGCGCCCACGGTGCAGCCCGTGCGCCAGCGCGGCATCCCGATGTGGATTAAAAATACCTTCGCGCCCACCGATTACGGCACGCTGGTGGAAGTAGCACCGCCGCCCAGCCTGGGGGTAGTACGCGGACTGTCGAGCATTGGCCACTTGGCGCTGCTGAACCTGGAAGGCAGCGGCATGGTGGGCGTGCCGGGCTTTTCGGCGCGGCTGTTTGCGGCGTTGGCGCGGGCGCGCATCAACGTGGTACTCATCACGCAGAGCTCTTCTGAACATAGCATTTGCGTGGGCGTGAGCGAGGGCGATGTGCCCACCGCGCAGGGGGTAGTAAACGAGGAATTTGCCGCCGAAATAGCCGCCAGCCGCCTGGAGCCGCTACGGCCCGAAACCGGCTTGGCGATAGTGGCACTGGTGGGCGACAACATGCGCAACCACCCCGGCATCAGCGGCCGCTTGTTTAGCGCACTGGGGCACAATGGGGTGAATATCCGGGCCATTGCGCAGGGCGCGAGCGAGCGCAATATTTCGACCGTGATTCGGGCCGACGACGTGCGCAAGGCCATCAACGTGCTGCACGAGGAGTTTTTTGAGGCGACGTATAAACAGGTGAACCTCTTTATCTTAGGTCCTGGCAACGTGGGCGGCAAGCTACTGGGCCAGTTGGCGCAGCAGCAGCAATACCTGCGCGAAAAGCTGGGCCTCGACCTGCGCGTGGTGGCCATTGCCAACAGCCGCCACTGCCTCGTGAGCGACGAAGGCGGCCTCGACCTGCGTACCTGGCCCGAGGATTTGGATAAGGCCTCCAAGCTGCTGCTGGAAGAGTTTACCCAGCTCATTATCAGCAAGAACCTGCGTAACTCCATCTTTGTGGACGTGACGGCCAACCCGGCCGCCGCCGGGCAGTACGCGCCGCTGCTCGCCAAGAGCATCGCCGTGGTGGCTTGTAATAAGGTGGCCGCCTCGGCCGAGTACGCCAGCTACCGCCAGCTCAAGCAATTGGCCCAGGATTTCAACACGAAATACCTGTTTGAAACCAACGTGGGCGCGGCCCTACCCGTCATCGGCACGCTCGGTGACCTCACGCGCAGCGGCGACGTGGTGCGCCGGATGCATGCCGTGCTGTCGGGCACGCTCAACTTTGTGTTCAATAATTACGACGGCTCGCGGCCCTTTGCCGAGGTGGTGCGCCAAGCCCAGGACGAGGGCTACACCGAGCCCGACCCGCGCCTCGACCTCAACGGCTCGGACGTGGCCCGCAAAATCCTCATTCTAGCCCGCGAGGCCGGCCAGCACATGGAAATGAGCGACGTAGCTAATGAGAGCTTCCTACCCCCCTCCTGCCTCGACGGCGACGTGGCGGCCTTTTATGAGCAGCTGGCGGTGCACGAGCCGCACTTCCGCGCCCTCTACGACGCGGCCGCGGGCCAGGGCAAGCGCCTCAAGTTCGTGGCCCAGTACGCCGATGGCCACGCCTCGGTGGGCTTGCAGCAAATCGCGCCCGGCCACGATTTGTACGAGCTGCGCGGCAAGGACAACGTGGTGCTCTTCTACACCGACCGCTACCCCGAGCAGCCGCTGGTAGTGAAGGGCGCTGGGGCCGGGGCGGAGGTCACGGCCTCGGGCGTGTTTGCCGATATTATTCGCGCCGCCCGCTTGTAG
- a CDS encoding homoserine kinase, giving the protein MPLPSSVTVHAPATIANVGCGFDVLGLCLTAPYDIVHLTRRDQPGLVIRHLDDYDLPLDPNRNVAGAALLALLRAVPEPLGFEVTITKGIRPGSGIGSSAASAAGAVVAANALLGNRFSHKELIDMAMYGEAVASGVRHADNIAPAICGGFTLVRAVQPALDVVALPPPPLWVAVVHPQFEVKTKEARAVLPTSVPLSLAVRQWANVGGLVAGFLTHDNELISRALEDYIVEPARASLIPGLGDAKRLALEAGALGGGISGSGPSIFMLNKDEATAHAAAEAMGSVYRKMGIDFHLHVGPIAGQGARVVSSE; this is encoded by the coding sequence ATGCCGCTTCCCTCTTCCGTCACCGTGCACGCGCCGGCCACCATTGCCAACGTTGGCTGCGGCTTCGATGTGCTGGGCCTATGCCTCACCGCGCCCTACGATATTGTGCACCTAACGCGCCGCGACCAGCCGGGCCTCGTCATTCGGCACCTCGACGACTACGACCTGCCCCTCGACCCCAACCGCAACGTGGCCGGCGCGGCCCTGCTGGCGCTGTTGCGCGCCGTGCCCGAGCCGCTGGGCTTTGAGGTGACCATTACCAAGGGCATTCGGCCGGGCAGCGGCATTGGCAGCAGCGCGGCCAGCGCGGCGGGCGCGGTGGTGGCGGCCAATGCGCTGCTGGGCAATCGGTTTTCGCACAAAGAGCTGATTGACATGGCGATGTATGGCGAGGCGGTGGCCTCGGGCGTGCGCCACGCCGACAATATTGCGCCGGCCATTTGCGGCGGTTTCACGCTGGTGCGGGCGGTGCAGCCGGCGCTCGATGTGGTGGCCCTACCCCCCCCGCCGCTGTGGGTGGCCGTGGTGCACCCGCAGTTTGAGGTGAAGACCAAGGAGGCCCGCGCCGTGCTACCCACCTCGGTGCCGCTGAGCCTGGCCGTGCGGCAGTGGGCCAATGTGGGCGGCCTGGTGGCCGGCTTTCTCACCCACGATAACGAGCTGATTAGCCGCGCCCTAGAAGACTACATTGTGGAGCCGGCCCGCGCCTCGCTCATCCCCGGCCTGGGCGATGCCAAGCGGCTAGCGCTGGAAGCCGGCGCGCTGGGCGGCGGCATTTCGGGTTCGGGGCCGTCGATTTTTATGCTCAACAAAGACGAGGCCACGGCCCACGCCGCCGCCGAGGCGATGGGCAGCGTGTACCGCAAAATGGGCATCGATTTTCACCTGCACGTGGGACCGATTGCGGGCCAGGGCGCGCGGGTCGTTTCGTCGGAGTAG
- the thrC gene encoding threonine synthase has protein sequence MQYYSLNRQSPPVDFRAATIAGQAPDGGLYFPETIPQFSAEFLKSLPLLSRADIAYTVMQPYVGDTISEADLRRICAETVDFEFPLVPITEHIGTLELFHGPTLAFKDVGARFMSRCLGYFSRGESQIVTVLVATSGDTGGAVAHGFLGVPGVEVVILYPSGKVSPLQELQLTTLGQNITALEVSGNFDDCQRLVKQAFLDEELTSRRTLTSANSINVARWLPQQLYYLFAMQQWVPAAPPVIAVPSGNFGNLCAGLLAHASGLPVDRFIAACNANDAGAEYLRTAIFTPKTAVPTLSNAMDVGHPSNFVRILELFEHEYATIRQLLSGYTVSDADTSATIRRVEAARGYLLDPHGAVAFFALENYLQEYPAAAGFLLATAHPVKFSEVVEPLIGRKIELPAALHYLLEKPKQSIALQPTYEALREWLLK, from the coding sequence ATGCAGTATTACAGCCTCAATCGCCAGTCGCCGCCCGTTGATTTTCGGGCGGCTACCATTGCCGGGCAGGCGCCTGATGGCGGCCTGTATTTCCCCGAAACCATCCCGCAGTTTTCGGCGGAATTTCTAAAATCCCTACCCCTGCTTTCGCGGGCCGACATCGCCTATACCGTAATGCAGCCCTACGTGGGCGACACGATTTCGGAAGCCGACCTGCGCCGCATCTGCGCCGAAACGGTCGATTTTGAGTTTCCACTGGTACCAATTACCGAACATATCGGGACGCTGGAGCTGTTTCACGGGCCCACGCTGGCGTTTAAGGACGTGGGGGCGCGGTTTATGAGCCGCTGCCTGGGTTATTTTTCGCGGGGCGAAAGCCAAATCGTAACGGTGCTGGTGGCTACTTCCGGCGATACGGGCGGGGCCGTGGCGCACGGCTTTTTGGGCGTGCCGGGCGTAGAGGTGGTCATTCTCTACCCCTCGGGCAAGGTGAGCCCGTTGCAGGAATTGCAGCTCACTACGCTGGGCCAAAATATTACGGCCCTGGAAGTTAGCGGTAACTTCGACGACTGCCAGCGGCTGGTAAAGCAAGCCTTTTTGGATGAAGAATTGACCAGCCGGCGCACGCTCACCTCGGCCAATAGCATCAACGTGGCGCGCTGGCTGCCGCAGCAGTTGTACTACTTGTTTGCGATGCAGCAGTGGGTGCCGGCCGCGCCGCCGGTTATCGCGGTACCGAGCGGCAACTTCGGCAACCTGTGCGCCGGGCTGCTGGCCCACGCCTCGGGGCTGCCAGTGGACCGCTTCATCGCGGCCTGCAACGCCAACGACGCGGGCGCCGAGTACCTGCGCACGGCCATCTTTACGCCCAAAACGGCGGTCCCTACCCTCTCCAACGCGATGGACGTGGGTCACCCCAGCAACTTCGTGCGTATTCTCGAACTATTTGAGCATGAGTACGCTACTATTCGCCAGCTGCTGAGCGGCTACACGGTGAGCGACGCCGACACCAGCGCCACCATCCGGCGCGTGGAGGCAGCGCGCGGCTACCTGCTCGACCCGCACGGCGCAGTGGCGTTTTTTGCGCTGGAAAACTATTTACAAGAGTACCCGGCCGCCGCGGGCTTCCTGCTGGCCACGGCCCACCCGGTGAAGTTTTCGGAGGTAGTCGAGCCGCTCATTGGGCGGAAGATTGAGCTGCCGGCCGCCCTGCATTATTTATTGGAAAAGCCTAAGCAAAGCATTGCCTTGCAGCCTACCTATGAGGCATTGCGCGAGTGGCTACTGAAGTAG
- a CDS encoding c-type heme family protein: protein MILSRIKFLLPPLLVLAACRPDQVRHLPGTKQIAEETANWEAIRIMPVDLLHATRWAGDSLTAYADTLLRRTLARELKKDMLLQAAAFCRPQSYPQVDSMARKWHANPHRAEWQTPTASATPAAIAAAGLRPDTMRLIGRPALDTFYYQRPITLSNSLCLRCHGQPGRDLTLAEAKTLQQQYPGLKAVGRQPGEVLGAWQLTLDRSGVAEFYTMKTRKKWKEHKMPKLF, encoded by the coding sequence ATGATTTTGTCGAGAATCAAATTTCTCCTACCCCCCTTATTGGTGCTGGCCGCCTGCCGGCCCGACCAGGTAAGGCACTTGCCCGGCACCAAGCAAATAGCCGAGGAAACCGCCAACTGGGAAGCTATTCGCATCATGCCCGTTGATTTGCTGCACGCCACGCGCTGGGCCGGCGACTCGCTCACGGCCTATGCCGACACGCTGCTGCGCCGCACCCTGGCCCGCGAGCTAAAAAAGGACATGCTGCTGCAAGCGGCCGCTTTCTGCCGTCCCCAATCGTATCCGCAGGTCGATTCAATGGCGCGAAAGTGGCATGCCAACCCGCACCGGGCCGAGTGGCAGACCCCGACGGCCAGCGCCACGCCGGCCGCCATTGCCGCCGCCGGCCTGCGGCCCGACACCATGCGCCTGATTGGCCGCCCGGCCTTGGATACGTTCTACTACCAGCGGCCTATCACCCTGAGCAACAGCCTATGCCTGCGCTGTCACGGCCAGCCGGGCCGCGACCTGACGCTGGCCGAAGCCAAGACCCTGCAACAGCAGTACCCCGGCCTGAAGGCGGTGGGCCGGCAGCCGGGCGAGGTGCTTGGGGCCTGGCAGCTCACGCTGGACCGCAGCGGCGTGGCCGAGTTTTACACTATGAAAACCCGCAAGAAATGGAAAGAACACAAGATGCCCAAGCTGTTTTGA
- a CDS encoding protoporphyrinogen/coproporphyrinogen oxidase produces the protein MNSSEPIVIIGAGMAGLACATWLHRAGRPVLVVEAAEAVGGRVRTDLTPDGFRLDRGFQILLTNYPEARRMFDYGELNLQTFRSGAVIRLADGQETVLENPLHAPLMAFAALASPIGTLKDKILIGKLVAQLAGRPPAQLLAQPSVTTLAYLRRYGWSEQIIDSFFRPFFGGVYLDRELNTASNFFEFVFQQFMQGSAALPALGIQELPNQLASRLPAGTIRLNAAVATVAEGGRLVHLANGETLAAAAVVLATDGPAAARLLGADLPAPTPPAALPTTCTYFATAGRAPSHGHRLLHLNARPDALAHNVAFPAEVCPALAPAGQGLVSVSTHGEHGLSEEALTARLRQELVVWFGPMAHMWRHLRTYRIEQALPVYAPGQPVQQELKLSDTLFRCGDWVSYPSLNAALGTGRQVAEMILG, from the coding sequence ATGAATAGTAGTGAGCCTATTGTGATTATTGGGGCGGGCATGGCCGGGCTGGCCTGTGCTACCTGGCTGCACCGGGCGGGCCGGCCGGTGCTAGTGGTCGAAGCCGCCGAGGCCGTGGGCGGCCGGGTTCGCACCGACCTCACGCCCGATGGCTTCCGGCTCGACCGGGGCTTCCAGATTTTGCTGACCAACTATCCCGAGGCCCGGCGCATGTTTGACTATGGGGAGTTGAATTTGCAGACGTTTCGCTCGGGGGCCGTCATCCGGCTGGCCGATGGGCAAGAAACGGTGCTTGAAAACCCGCTGCACGCGCCGCTCATGGCCTTTGCGGCGCTGGCCTCGCCTATTGGCACCCTAAAGGATAAGATTTTGATTGGCAAGCTAGTAGCACAACTAGCGGGCCGCCCGCCCGCGCAGCTGCTGGCTCAGCCTAGCGTGACGACCCTGGCTTACCTGCGCCGCTACGGCTGGAGCGAGCAGATTATCGACTCGTTCTTCCGGCCCTTTTTCGGCGGCGTGTACCTGGACCGCGAATTAAACACGGCTAGTAATTTCTTTGAGTTTGTTTTTCAGCAGTTTATGCAGGGTTCGGCCGCGCTGCCAGCGCTGGGTATTCAGGAGTTGCCCAATCAACTGGCGAGTCGCCTGCCGGCCGGCACCATCCGCCTGAACGCGGCCGTGGCGACCGTGGCCGAGGGCGGCCGCTTGGTGCACCTGGCCAATGGCGAGACGCTGGCCGCCGCCGCCGTGGTGCTGGCTACCGATGGGCCGGCCGCCGCGCGCCTGCTCGGGGCCGACCTGCCCGCCCCTACCCCCCCTGCCGCTCTGCCCACCACCTGCACGTATTTTGCTACGGCCGGGCGCGCTCCCAGCCACGGCCATCGCCTGCTGCACCTCAATGCCCGGCCCGACGCGCTGGCGCACAACGTCGCCTTTCCGGCCGAGGTGTGCCCGGCGCTGGCCCCCGCCGGCCAGGGCCTGGTATCGGTAAGCACCCACGGCGAGCACGGCTTGTCGGAAGAAGCCCTAACAGCACGGCTACGCCAGGAACTAGTGGTCTGGTTTGGGCCAATGGCCCACATGTGGCGGCACTTGCGTACCTATCGCATCGAGCAGGCGCTACCCGTGTACGCGCCCGGCCAGCCCGTGCAGCAGGAATTAAAGCTAAGTGATACGCTCTTTCGCTGCGGCGACTGGGTGAGCTACCCCTCCCTTAATGCCGCGCTGGGAACCGGCCGGCAAGTGGCGGAGATGATTCTGGGTTAA